The sequence below is a genomic window from Sulfuracidifex metallicus DSM 6482 = JCM 9184.
GAATAGTATGCCGGAAAAAGTATATGCTATAGGTTCGGAGACAGCCCTTTTATTAAAGGCTAAGGGAATTATTCCGATAGTACCAGAAACATATGATAGTAAATCGCTTGCCGATAGAATATTAAAGGACGGTATAACTTCTTTGTTGGTAATAAGAAGTAACAAGGGAAACAGTTACCTAAGGGACAAACTGCAAGGTGAAATAAAATACAAAGAGGTTAACTCATATATAATCGAAAATGATGAGAAAGGCGTAGAAAAAGCAAAAGAATACCTAGAGAGCTGTTGGGCAGACTACATAGTATTCACCAGCAGCGAAACAGCCAAAGTTCTTTCAAAATATCTTTCAGATAGATGCAACTATATAGTGATTAGCATAGGTCCATTCACTACGGAGGCAATAGAAAGGAAAAAAGAGGTAAAAATAATTGAGAGTAAAGAACATAGTATAGGTGGGATAAGAAAACTTCTTCAAGACCTGAGGTAAATGAAAATGAGCGAAATAGTAAAAGATTTAACAGAAAAAACTTTATCAAAGGTCGGCTATAACTCAATAAAAGATTTAGATATAAAATATTATCAGGAATTCAAAGATAGATACGACGTTTTTGGACAATTTAAAAACGAAAGAGGATATTTCGAGTTTGCAATAAGCTTTGATAAAAAAGGAAATATAAAGAGATCCCATGTAAACATGATATCTCCTACAAGTATCAGAGAGGATATTGAGAAAAGGGTTTATGATAAGGAGTAGGTGCACCCTTTTTGGGGAAAGTTTTACTAGTAGTCTTGGATGGAGCTTCTTTTCATCTACTTAAAGAATTCAAAGACGATCTTAGGTCTTTCTCGACCATAATAAAGGAGGGAATATGGGGGAATTTGAAAAGCGTGTTTCCGTCAATAACTCCAGTAGCTTTAGCTGCTCTATTTTCAGGAAAAGAGCCAGAACATAATGGTATAACTGGACCTAAAATTTTCATTAAGAACAAACCTCTATATAAGCCACTTTCGGCGTTTTCCAGCACTTCCTTAATAGATGAACCGATTTGGGTATACTTGTCTAAAAAAGGATACAAAACTATCGTTCTTTCATCTCCACAATCATTACCTGACAAATGGAAGATGAACAATCTGATTCTCTTCGATCCATACAAGTCTAAAATGAAAGGTTGTGATCAAGGATTTTTAATAAAAGATGGCGATAATATGATAATGGAGAAAAATTGGAAATTAAGC
It includes:
- a CDS encoding uroporphyrinogen-III synthase, translating into MQEDSKRYQKRRVISFRPEGKSLGEVEGFHIINIPIERTLCVNVGPIDVKQFEAIVFMSEKSVECFTVNSMPEKVYAIGSETALLLKAKGIIPIVPETYDSKSLADRILKDGITSLLVIRSNKGNSYLRDKLQGEIKYKEVNSYIIENDEKGVEKAKEYLESCWADYIVFTSSETAKVLSKYLSDRCNYIVISIGPFTTEAIERKKEVKIIESKEHSIGGIRKLLQDLR